The following proteins come from a genomic window of Malus domestica chromosome 02, GDT2T_hap1:
- the LOC103439005 gene encoding uncharacterized protein isoform X2, producing MSRLITRRRSVTNAPPALSPSTAPAVSAPLIGEPTPFIEATATTSQVPLSSTSSVSVQFLNARRPHRRRRDSESSIHSSSSSRVEDGGSPPAKKNTRGPNRMLKAAQMVRLSASLIKIAYDSRHRGAATSQQHSIVVTSCGYVIKNCCPMQWKSWAEIPEETKILVRDKLSVNFDFKDISPEVITYLDETFANRYKNWKSDLHFKIWGDVETARLQGCPSELADRREDWEWLCNHFTDPKFVKKSIAGKIARESKTLLHHSGSKPFSYRLEARREEGSKFPEIDVFNDVYVQPGDETSEQLYASMVEKRDVVLQEATSQLPPDTPIEDVTVSDDAGFEIMTEVLNQKFGRRHGKVVRGMGKARVRETGASSSRSTTGEVNALKEEVTTLKGQLVAQNEQMKVQNEQLRAENEQMKAQVRTHDDKMNMILQALAISGLQIQMPSPDLVPPSTSQPFHPTDT from the exons ATGTCGCGGTTGATCACTCGTCGTAGGAGTGTGACCAATGCGCCTCCCGCATTATCACCATCTACTGCTCCGGCCGTGAGTGCTCCATTGATTGGGGAGCCTACACCTTTCATTGAGGCTACTGCTACGACATCCCAGGTGCCATTATCATCGACGTCATCAGTGTCCGTTCAGTTTCTCAATGCACGGCGGCCTCACCGGCGCCGCCGTGATTCAGAGTCTTCTATTCACAGTTCCTCGTCATCCAGAGTCGAGGATGGGGGCTCCCCTCcag CTAAAAAAAACACCAGGGGGCCTAATCGAATGCTGAAGGCGGCACAAATGGTACGTCTGTCCGCCTCCTTGATCAAGATTGCATATGACTCGCGACATCGTGGAGCGGCTACCTCACAGCAACATAGTATCGTCGTTACTAGCTGTGGTTatgttattaaaaattgttGTCCTATGCAATGGAAATCTTGGGCAGAAATTCCCGAGGAGACGAAGATACTGGTGCGAGACAAGTTGTCg GTCAATTTTGATTTTAAGGACATATCCCCCGAGGTCATCACCTACTTAGATGAGACCTTTGCAAACCggtacaaaaattggaagagcGATCTTCATTTTAAGATATGGGGTGATGTGGAGACTGCTCGCCTACAGGGTTGCCCATCCGAGTTGGCGGACCGGCGAGAGGATTGGGAGTGGCTTTGCAACCATTTTACGGACCCAAAATTTGTG AAGAAATCTATTGCTGGCAAGATTGCTCGGGAGTCAAAGACACTTCTCCACCATTCCGGTTCGAAACCCTTTTCGTATAGGCTTGAGGCACGACGTGAG gagGGTTCTAAGTTCCCAGAGATCGACGTGTTCAATGACGTTTACGTTCAACCTGGCGATGAGACCAGTGAGCAGCTTTAT GCTTCTATGGTGGAAAAGCGTGATGTTGTTCTCCAAGAAGCAACATCGCAACTTCCCCCGGATACCCCGATTGAGGACGTCACTGTATCCGATGATGCAGGTTTTGAGATCATGACTGAGGTCCTGAATCAGAAGTTCGGTCGTCGTCATGGCAAAGTTGTTCGGGGCATGGGGAAGGCGCGTGTTCGTGAAACGGGTGCCTCTTCTTCCAGATCGACCACAGGAGAGGTCAATGCTCTGAAGGAGGAAGTGACAACCTTAAAAGGTCAGCTTGTAGCCCAGAATGAGCAGATGAAGGTTCAGAACGAGCAGTTGAGGGCCGAGAACGAGCAGATGAAGGCTCAGGTTAGGACCCATGACGACAAGATGAATATGATTCTACAGGCCTTAGCGATATCCGGTCTTCAAATCCAGATGCCATCACCTGATCTTGTTCCACCTTCGACTTCCCAGCCATTTCATCCAACTGATACCTAG
- the LOC103439005 gene encoding uncharacterized protein isoform X1, giving the protein MVFEKSLLCTLTLDEYLDLYLIRVDGLRRRISCAVEREHGLEYSLIRETFQMSRLITRRRSVTNAPPALSPSTAPAVSAPLIGEPTPFIEATATTSQVPLSSTSSVSVQFLNARRPHRRRRDSESSIHSSSSSRVEDGGSPPAKKNTRGPNRMLKAAQMVRLSASLIKIAYDSRHRGAATSQQHSIVVTSCGYVIKNCCPMQWKSWAEIPEETKILVRDKLSVNFDFKDISPEVITYLDETFANRYKNWKSDLHFKIWGDVETARLQGCPSELADRREDWEWLCNHFTDPKFVKKSIAGKIARESKTLLHHSGSKPFSYRLEARREEGSKFPEIDVFNDVYVQPGDETSEQLYASMVEKRDVVLQEATSQLPPDTPIEDVTVSDDAGFEIMTEVLNQKFGRRHGKVVRGMGKARVRETGASSSRSTTGEVNALKEEVTTLKGQLVAQNEQMKVQNEQLRAENEQMKAQVRTHDDKMNMILQALAISGLQIQMPSPDLVPPSTSQPFHPTDT; this is encoded by the exons ATG GTCTTTGAGAAGTCTCTGCTATGCACTTTAACCCTTGATGAG TACCTAGATTTGTACCTCATCCGCGTAGATGGCttaagaagaagaatatcatgCGCTGTTGAAAGAGAGCATGGCTTGGAGTATTCATTAATCAGGGAAACCTTTcag ATGTCGCGGTTGATCACTCGTCGTAGGAGTGTGACCAATGCGCCTCCCGCATTATCACCATCTACTGCTCCGGCCGTGAGTGCTCCATTGATTGGGGAGCCTACACCTTTCATTGAGGCTACTGCTACGACATCCCAGGTGCCATTATCATCGACGTCATCAGTGTCCGTTCAGTTTCTCAATGCACGGCGGCCTCACCGGCGCCGCCGTGATTCAGAGTCTTCTATTCACAGTTCCTCGTCATCCAGAGTCGAGGATGGGGGCTCCCCTCcag CTAAAAAAAACACCAGGGGGCCTAATCGAATGCTGAAGGCGGCACAAATGGTACGTCTGTCCGCCTCCTTGATCAAGATTGCATATGACTCGCGACATCGTGGAGCGGCTACCTCACAGCAACATAGTATCGTCGTTACTAGCTGTGGTTatgttattaaaaattgttGTCCTATGCAATGGAAATCTTGGGCAGAAATTCCCGAGGAGACGAAGATACTGGTGCGAGACAAGTTGTCg GTCAATTTTGATTTTAAGGACATATCCCCCGAGGTCATCACCTACTTAGATGAGACCTTTGCAAACCggtacaaaaattggaagagcGATCTTCATTTTAAGATATGGGGTGATGTGGAGACTGCTCGCCTACAGGGTTGCCCATCCGAGTTGGCGGACCGGCGAGAGGATTGGGAGTGGCTTTGCAACCATTTTACGGACCCAAAATTTGTG AAGAAATCTATTGCTGGCAAGATTGCTCGGGAGTCAAAGACACTTCTCCACCATTCCGGTTCGAAACCCTTTTCGTATAGGCTTGAGGCACGACGTGAG gagGGTTCTAAGTTCCCAGAGATCGACGTGTTCAATGACGTTTACGTTCAACCTGGCGATGAGACCAGTGAGCAGCTTTAT GCTTCTATGGTGGAAAAGCGTGATGTTGTTCTCCAAGAAGCAACATCGCAACTTCCCCCGGATACCCCGATTGAGGACGTCACTGTATCCGATGATGCAGGTTTTGAGATCATGACTGAGGTCCTGAATCAGAAGTTCGGTCGTCGTCATGGCAAAGTTGTTCGGGGCATGGGGAAGGCGCGTGTTCGTGAAACGGGTGCCTCTTCTTCCAGATCGACCACAGGAGAGGTCAATGCTCTGAAGGAGGAAGTGACAACCTTAAAAGGTCAGCTTGTAGCCCAGAATGAGCAGATGAAGGTTCAGAACGAGCAGTTGAGGGCCGAGAACGAGCAGATGAAGGCTCAGGTTAGGACCCATGACGACAAGATGAATATGATTCTACAGGCCTTAGCGATATCCGGTCTTCAAATCCAGATGCCATCACCTGATCTTGTTCCACCTTCGACTTCCCAGCCATTTCATCCAACTGATACCTAG
- the LOC103453506 gene encoding protein DEEPER ROOTING 1: MKIFDWMQSKLTGKPRLEKPSLKFFDDEKVQQKPSKEEANEWHHGLLAIGTLGNGDLKLDQQTNPPPSPNDHLHDFTPEDATHIQNELSSYLNQSNSAALLELEKAPNKFLSNQSSLKPEITSTDNKSLSFLLKKVFVCSSGFAPAAAAPGLRDPVPESRMEKILRAILHKNIYPRSSSTSTMSMKKYLENSNPKSAKAKWDKTDSECKHLNMIKTWIKSLYRSRDISLLNHFYHFVAASNHTRVLSIAAKLFGWALQLGMWNAKCDIFGLCLIRT, translated from the exons ATGAAG ATATTTGATTGGATGCAAAGCAAGCTCACTGGGAAACCCCGGCTTGAAAAACCAAGCTTAAAATTCTTTGAtg aCGAGAAGGTGCAACAAAAACCTTCcaaagaagaagcaaatgaatGGCATCACGGGCTGCTGGCAATTGGAACATTAGGAAATGGTGACTTGAAACTAGATCAACAAACCAATCCACCACCCTCCCCCAACGACCACCTCCATGATTTCACACCAGAGGACGCTACACACATTCAGAACGAGTTGAGCTCGTACTTGAACCAATCAAACTCAGCTGCATTACTAGAGCTTGAAAAAGCTCCTAACAAGTTTCTAAGCAACCAGTCGAGCTTGAAACCTGAGATAACAAGTACTGACAAT AAATCACTCTCTTTTCTCCTCAAGAAAGTGTTTGTTTGTAGCAGTGGGTTTGCACCAGCTGCCGCTGCTCCTGGTCTAAGAGATCCAGTCCCGGAGTCAAGAATGGAGAAG ATACTGAGGGCAATCCTTCACAAGAATATATACCCCCGAAGTTCAAGTACTTCAACAATGTCCATGAAAAAGTACTTGGAGAACAGCAACCCCAAGTCTGCCAAAGCTAAATGGGACAAGACTGATTCTGAATGTAAGCACTTAAACATGATTAAGACATGGATTAAGAGTCT ATATCGTTCTAGAGATATAAGTTTACTGAATCACTTCTACCATTTTGTTGCGGCTTCAAACCATACAAG AGTTCTGTCAATTGCTGCAAAGTTGTTTGGTTGGGCTCTACAGTTGGGCATGTGGAATGCGAAGTGTGACATTTTTGGCCTATGTTTGATTAGAACATAA